From Centroberyx gerrardi isolate f3 chromosome 15, fCenGer3.hap1.cur.20231027, whole genome shotgun sequence:
catgtTATATATCaattcaatatattgaattttgatatatagtcccatccctagtcaCCTGTTTGTCCACTCACCGGTGATGAGCTGAATAGATGCCATGGAGTGGAGATATATATACATTACCAAGAAATGTTCACATTTCTCATGTTTACTGAAACATCCACTCACTGACGTTATTTGTTctttgttcattcagaaactctTGCTGCCATCTGCCAACGTGAACTCAAATCCAGTCTGAAGGAgaagtgtcagtgtgtgtttgaggggattgttaaagcaggaaacccaacacttctgaatcagatctacacagagctttacatcacagagggagagagtggagaggtcaatgatgaacatgaggtcagacagattgaagcagcatccaggaaaccagtgagaccagaaacaacaatcaaatgtgaagacatctttaaacccttacctggaagagagaaaccaaccagaacattgatgacaaagggagtggctggcattgggaaaacagtcttaacacagaagttcactctggactgggctgaagacaaagccaaccaggatatacagttcacatttctgttcactttccgagagctgaatctgctgaaagggaaaaagtacagctttgtgaaacttcttcatcacttctttactgagaccaaagaagcaggaatctgcaggtttgacaagttccaggttgtgttcatctttgacggtctggatgagtgtcgacttcctctagacttccagaacaacgagatcctgactgatgttacagagtcgacctcagtggacgtgctgctgacaaacctcatcaaggggaaactgcttccctctgctcacctctggataaccacacgacctgcagcggccaatcagatccctcctgagtgcgttgacatggtgacagaggtgagaggcttcactgacccacagaaggaggagtacttcaggaagagattcagagatgagcaGCAGGCctgcagaatcatctcccacatcaagacttcacgaagcctccacatcatgtgccacatcccagtcttctgctggatcactgctacagttctggaccatgtgttgaaaaccagggagagaggagacctgcccaagaccctgactgagatgtacatccacttcctggtggttcagtccaaacaagGAAATctcaagtatcatgggagagctgagacagatccacactggaataaaaagagcaggaagatgattctctctctgggaaaactggcttttgagcagctggagaaaggcaacctgatcttctatgaagccgacctgacagagtgtggcattgatatcagagcagcctcagtgtactcaggagtgttcacacagatctttaaagaggagcgtgggctgtaccaggaccaggtcttctgctttgtccatctgagcattcaggagtttctggctgctgttcatgtcATCGTCTCATTCATCGACTCTGGTGTCAATCTGCTGTCAGAACCACAATCAACCTCAGCACCAACTAAACTAAGAGACAAATCTAAATTAAAACacctctaccagagtgctgtggacgcggccttacagagtccaaatggacacctggacttgttcctccgcttcctcctgggtctttcactgcagaccaatcagactctcctacgaggcctgctgacacagacaggaagtagctcacagaccaatcaggaaacagtccagtacatcaagaagaagatcaaGAAGAATccgtctccagagagaagcatcaatctgttccactgtctgaatgagctgaatgaccgttctctagtggaggagatccaacagcacctgagatcaggaagtctctccagagccagactctcccctgctcagtggtcggctctggtcttcatcttactgtcatcagaagaagagctggacgtgtttgacctgaagaaatactctgcttcagaggaggctcttctgaggctgctgccagtggtcaaagcctccaataaatctGTGTAAGTGCATAGAAACCTGAATAGATTCAATATATGATGTGATCTTTtatacaggagagaaaaaataattttcaaagTTCCTGTTTATCTTCATCACTAAttctccttcaggctgagtgactgtcagctgtcagagagaagctgtgaagctctggcctcagttctcagctcccagtcctctagtctgagagagctggacctgagtaacaacaacctgcaggattcaggactgaagctgctctctgctggactggagagtccacactgtagactggagactctcaggtcagatcAATTTACTGTTTTCCTCAGTTGatgtgacacatttctccaaactaaggtccatGTTCTCAAAACAGtttctctcaggtcaggattcctGAATCTACAAAGGTTGACCCTGAAAGCTACATCAGGATTTCAGAGTTTTATTCTGATCCAGCTTCATACACACAGCAATGAACTTAAATGATTGAGAGAAGATCATCCATGCTTTGATATCTTGTCATTAGATTACTGCACTTCTCTATTCCTGTCTCAGCCATatttcactgtcacatctccagcttGTTCAGAATAGAGCAGCTGGGATTTTAACCAGTTCTGAGGTAAGATCACCATAACCCCAAATTTAACATCTCTCCACCAGTTATATATAGAATTAATATTAAAATGTCACTGAACACATTTGAAGTACTTTTGGCCCCAAACTACATTGTGGACCTCTTAGTTCCCTATGAGCCGGAGAGCAAGCTGAGATCTTCAGGTCCTTCTGACTTtccctcagtctagactcaacaCTAAAGCTGATTTCACTTTTGCCATCAAGACTATGGAAAGCCTTCCTGAGGGACTTAGGCTGATtcagtttcatcttttaaaacactttgtaaaacacacttttattgaCTCTGTCTTTTCTCACTTCTTAATCTTGTTTATcatgtttatattttatattattattatataaaaaacACTTCTAAACCAGTTCTTTTTAAAGTGTTGCCTAATTTATAtccactttattttcttttttatggctAATTGTAAAGCATAACAAAGCATATGTTCATTGTTAGCATGGGGGACTGCAGTGGAAATCAAACCAGCATCTCTGGCATTGTTCATGCTACACTCGGCTCAGTGAGCTACAGCACCGTGCAAAGCACACTGGAAACTCTGGTTTAGATGTTAAATGTCATTAAATAAAGAGAATAACATTTCCATATATTTTCTTGTCCATtaaggctgagtgtctgtcagctgtcagagagaagctgtgaagctctggcctcagttctcagctcccagtcctctagtctgagagagctggacctgagtaacaacgagctgcaggattcaggactgaagctgctctctgctggactggagagtccacactgtagactggagactctcaggtcaggatcactgttactgttcaacagaccatttaaattctgctttacatgcacattaatgtcAGTGAAAATACCTGACCTCTGCAGGATTTTCCTGTTCATGTGATTTTTGAATCCAGCAGAGAAACCAACATTCAGCTCTACTTTCTAGCCTCTGtgagaatatttcattatttcctctccttACTGCCTCTGTTGGTGAAACCTAAAGTAAAGAACATGTCAGATTCTGATTGAGTCgagaactgaaatgaaaacacaaacccgATCTTTGGGTCAACTGTTAATATTTGTTGTTGACAATTATTGTTGATAATTACAGTTTTTGCATTATCATAATTCATTTCAGGGAAGTGTAAGAAtgagaaaatccaacatgtaacTCTGTACGTAAAGCAATCCTCAAGAATAAACTATAAATAAACTATTAGTGCTGGGTGATATGGCTGAAAATGTTAGAACTTTATAGGCAATATCGAGTTTTATTACAATATATGTAAATTCACTATTGCTGTCAAGGTTAAAAGGTTAATTTTGCTCCTGAATAAAAGTTGAATAGATCAGTcaactttcatttaaaatgctTCTTTATTGCCAGAATATAACTAAAAAAAATTTATGAAACAGACAACGAACGGGTGTGATATCCTATTTTAGTCTTATTTTTCAACACTATAACCTTATATAATCTTTAAATAAGAATAATGAAACAGCAATGAAAGCCTGTTCCTCTGCTTCTTCCAATATGACCTGAATGCAGTAGAAAAGTGTGTGAGCAACGCTAAAAAACTATCAAACAGACTGTTATAACTGATAATTATTCAGTCACAACTATCTAAAGacgtgtaactgcagtgtgagagttattgtgttgaaattaCTTTTTGGGTTTAACtgttggagagtgtgtttgctgtgtgtgtgtattggacagcagcgctcccagCTAACTGAAGAtacataaagctctacagtgaaggaagtgaagacattttgaacacaatcaatcgtcatgatggcaaaaaagtaggaaaataaagcccaggttgaaaataactttaAGAGACTCTGCTGTGGTCGTTATAGAAAGTTATTGAGGAAATCGAGGAAAATGTAACCTAGTTTACAAGATAATTATCAATATTCTTTTATCGTTTTATCATTGGAAGAAAATGCAACAATATGTaactgtttgttgtgtgtgtgtgtgtgtgtgtgtgtgtgtgtgtgtgtgtgtgtgtgtgtgtgtgtgtgtgcaggctgtcaggctgtctgctcacagaggaaggctgtgcttctctggcctcagctctgagctccaacccctcccatctgagagagctggacctgagctacaatcatccaggagcctcaggag
This genomic window contains:
- the LOC144542369 gene encoding uncharacterized protein LOC144542369; this translates as MKRIQQERPDSPQPSCVSMKSDRSKEDFIDFKDEQHSSEKKIQQDRPDSPVPSCVSMKSDRSKGRPLDFKHGHHSIDKRIQQERPDSPQPSCVSMKSDQSKEDFTNFKDKHHSSEKKIQQDRPDSPVPSCVSMKSDRSKGRPLDFKHGHHSIDKRIQQERPDSPQPSCVSMKSDQSKEDFTNFKDKHHSSEKKIQQDRPDSPVPSCVSMKSDRSKGRPLDFKHGHHSIDKRIQQERPDSPQPSCVSMKSDRSKDGFIHFKDEHHSSEKKIQQDRPDSPVPSCVSMKSDRSKGRPIDFKHGHHSIDKRIQQERPDSPQPSCVSMKSDRSKDYVTNFKDKHHSSEKKIQQDRPDSPVPSCVSMKSDRSKGRPLDFKHGHHSIDKRLHQERSEVPSGQSAQEHQTDLDSIFMLLEENIFTFMKNELKRFQRVLRPDYPECLERQREDEEVDGEEEEQRRSRKAFLKITLQFLRRMKQEELADSLQSKTLAAICQRELKSSLKEKCQCVFEGIVKAGNPTLLNQIYTELYITEGESGEVNDEHEVRQIEAASRKPVRPETTIKCEDIFKPLPGREKPTRTLMTKGVAGIGKTVLTQKFTLDWAEDKANQDIQFTFLFTFRELNLLKGKKYSFVKLLHHFFTETKEAGICRFDKFQVVFIFDGLDECRLPLDFQNNEILTDVTESTSVDVLLTNLIKGKLLPSAHLWITTRPAAANQIPPECVDMVTEVRGFTDPQKEEYFRKRFRDEQQACRIISHIKTSRSLHIMCHIPVFCWITATVLDHVLKTRERGDLPKTLTEMYIHFLVVQSKQGNLKYHGRAETDPHWNKKSRKMILSLGKLAFEQLEKGNLIFYEADLTECGIDIRAASVYSGVFTQIFKEERGLYQDQVFCFVHLSIQEFLAAVHVIVSFIDSGVNLLSEPQSTSAPTKLRDKSKLKHLYQSAVDAALQSPNGHLDLFLRFLLGLSLQTNQTLLRGLLTQTGSSSQTNQETVQYIKKKIKKNPSPERSINLFHCLNELNDRSLVEEIQQHLRSGSLSRARLSPAQWSALVFILLSSEEELDVFDLKKYSASEEALLRLLPVVKASNKSVLSDCQLSERSCEALASVLSSQSSSLRELDLSNNNLQDSGLKLLSAGLESPHCRLETLRLSVCQLSERSCEALASVLSSQSSSLRELDLSNNELQDSGLKLLSAGLESPHCRLETLRLSGCLLTEEGCASLASALSSNPSHLRELDLSYNHPGASGVKLLSAGLEDPHWRLDSLSVDHGGVQWLKPGVRKYACELTLDPNTAHRKLFLSEDNRKVTDVREKQPYPDHPERFDYWHQLLCRNGLTGRCYWEVEWKGAVHIGVTYRGISRRGNGDDCWLGGNEKSWSLECSDDRYSAWHNNRETVIRSSSSVSNRVAVYLDWSAGSLSFYTVSSDTLIHIHTFHSTFTEPLYPGFRFGFGFGFGFGFGFMFGSSVSLVR